In Musa acuminata AAA Group cultivar baxijiao chromosome BXJ3-9, Cavendish_Baxijiao_AAA, whole genome shotgun sequence, a single genomic region encodes these proteins:
- the LOC135649265 gene encoding uncharacterized protein LOC135649265 isoform X1 — protein sequence MPPEPLPWDRKEYAFKDQRKHERGDALGGGGGGGGGSSSASRWKDPYHGGPRDLLRASPRRPFSSHCRQGGGYHQVHPDDSVGHGCTPSRSDRFWSEDDGYRPASVRHGGCYRTSSSGTSRENRGSFRRSPCWDSGDFSRQHRHDPHATALRSVAAPISSTSQIPLKEQNDKTGGVDDGLGTGHIFDHRDHSLGSIPWKKWSRPGSLGFTKTSRSESEEACLEGVLPSGKENPIQSLVTLTLPPDEVAPRKKPRLGWGQGLAKYEKQKVEGSVETSVGGSKGSLSDDSQKVTSISGCLSPTTPCSATCSSSPGTEDKLCSRTVNDYDGMNQNSDLPGSAFLSFCEEISNNLDHLEVNPIGSLDSLLTDLFQSVDAFSGDSTFSRDSAMNKLLKLKGSISNGLEKIECEIDLLEKELKSLNCDTKTDSYQSSVKLANDSASEPCIQPLAGLSDESNPSKDQKVETIEVAFVEEHVPCSSLVKHDTVIKDIYIINPETLSSKFHLAIEKLSESPLLIKDEKLKVTELQQIVDSDCGERIMVASEDGNRNCGDGDCSSVHVSFDEATQGKDSNLITSIIDSNMNAAKCASKVFGTAFSTNPLLSDIWGLVNFTSCRKNDLKIKEKLATRKCQLRFKERVLLLKFKALHHLWKEDLRLLSIKKVRTKSSKRFELMSRSSQNGSQKQRSSTRSRFASPVGNLTLVPTTEIVNFTSKLLSDAQIKLCRNNLKMPRLLLDDKERKYNKFVTQNGLIKDPPSFEKERAMINPWSEDEKDIFMEMLARYGKDFSKISSSLNHKTTADCIEFYYKNHKSESFKEVKKWLDLRKQQQQCLPANTYLVASGKKWNHEMTASSLDMLGAASAVVAHDHCSSKSEKYAGSAVYGTCNDMKVSYGSSYLEGENSVDVSGQERDFVAADVLAGICGALSSETMSSCVTSFIHPAERINRITMDQLLTPEVTQNLDEEEACSDEGCELGSADWTDEEKSIFIQALGTYDKDFTKISSCMKTRSREQCKIFFSKARKCLGLDVIRQDTVLGGTPLSDANGGRSDTDDACVAEMDSAICSTQSCSKVDVDVSQSVANTSYEGIAHAAGNPFHAETDRSNEQDGDVFPGPNLVGGDEKVNNKKVSIFHDDKLASQGDNLQSNTRPKESIAAGLGCAEAIQLCEVADSADRETIVGGSTNVVSPNVSILTIGKTEPVVEACLEVESTKSTSSTVCNVDTTGGSPAEGLKVVVKTEASLSSKVGLSKKNTTNINLTANGKGLLCCGPDSNASAAALFSGTVANVCHLAFDPRYQQQIQLDLQQRKLKQPQAILLKQENVHHVPLNSLLPDPSSICFGGTLNVSSETTLNFEQGNKWHQNLLKRGIYQQYMPRKLSVNQVDRNMHILRGYPLQALSQDVMREVDLTAGEKPSLLEAECKTNVVPQSNQFFMSDKHWNENNLLPSNSGILRSSRSENQSEAEIRTCIKNASSEIEEHRTGDVKLFGKILSHTSPLPQSSSSSHESNPRTSPELDGSSTTNCASIRRDNNRLVPNIGSGQVGLEALPVRNYGFWDGKRIQTGFSSLPETASMLAKYQGSLTGVSLYSAKDGMPSGNGVLTDYQQSYVQHLSSNGKRVENISELQKRNGGIEMVSGFQQQGRVAPLGAKNMMGGGILVGGGGGVSDPVAALKMHYAARASTLNNNIEAWRADMGDR from the exons ATGCCTCCCGAGCCATTACCTTGGGATCGGAAGGAGTACGCCTTCAAGGACCAGAGGAAGCACGAAAGAGGGGATGCcctaggcggcggcggcggcggtggcggcggctccTCGTCTGCTTCGCGGTGGAAGGACCCCTACCATGGTGGACCCCGTGATTTGCTACGTGCCTCTCCTCGACGACCCTTCTCAA GTCATTGCCGGCAGGGCGGTGGTTACCACCAGGTTCACCCGGACGATTCCGTCGGACATGGGTGCACACCTTCGCGGTCTGACAGATTTTGGTCCGAGGACGATGGCTATAGGCCCGCTTCTGTCAGACATGGTGGCTGCTACCGCACCAGCAGCAGTGGAACCAGTAGGGAGAACCGGGGATCGTTCAGACGATCCCCATGTTGGGATTCTGGTGACTTCTCGAGGCAGCACCGTCATGATCCTCATGCGACCGCTTTGAGGTCAGTCGCAGCTCCGATCTCTTCCACATCTCAAATCCCCCTGAAAGAACAGAATGATAAGACTGGTGGTGTCGATGATGGCTTGGGCACAGGCCACATATTCGATCATCGAGACCATTCGTTGGGTTCCATACCCTGGAAGAAGTGGAGCCGCCCTGGTAGTCTAGGCTTTACGAAGACAAGCAGATCTGAGTCAGAGGAGGCATGCCTGGAGGGGGTGTTGCCCTCGGGAAAGGAAAACCCAATCCAGTCTCTGGTAACTCTTACTCTCCCTCCTGATGAAGTTGCTCCGAGGAAAAAGCCCCGACTTGGATGGGGCCAGGGGCTGGCTAAGTATGAGAAACAAAAGGTAGAAGGATCTGTAGAAACTTCTGTTGGTGGTAGCAAGGGGTCTTTAAGTGATGACAGCCAAAAAGTTACTAGTATCTCTGGATGCCTGTCACCCACAACTCCATGCTCTGCTACTTGCAGTTCATCACCAG GCACAGAAGATAAGCTTTGCAGCAGGACTGTGAATGATTATGATGGTATGAATCAAAACAGTGATTTACCTGGATCCGCATTTCTATCTTTCTGTGAAGAAATTTCTAATAATTTGGACCATTTGGAAGTCAATCCCATCGGATCCCTAGATTCTCTGCTCACTGACTTGTTTCAATCTGTGGATGCCTTCTCTGGTGATTCCACTTTCTCAAGGGATTCTGCTATGAACAAATTATTGAAACTGAAGGGGAGTATTTCTAACGGATTGGAAAAGATAGAATGTGAAATTGATTTGTTGGAAAAAGAGCTCAAGTCACTGAATTGTGATACTAAAACTGATTCTTACCAAAGTTCCGTCAAGTTAGCTAATGATTCTGCTTCGGAACCTTGCATACAGCCATTGGCTGGTTTATCAGATGAATCTAACCCTTCAAAGGATCAAAAGGTAGAAACTATTGAAGTGGCATTTGTTGAAGAGCATGTGCCCTGCAGTAGTCTCGTCAAACATGACACTGTAATTAAAGACATCTATATTATTAATCCAGAAACATTATCGTCTAAATTTCACTTAGCCATTGAGAAATTGTCTGAAAGCCCCTTGCTGATCAAGGATGAAAAATTGAAGGTTACTGAATTGCAGCAGATTGTCGACTCAGATTGTGGGGAGAGGATAATGGTTGCATCTGAAGATGGGAATAGAAATTGTGGAGATGGAGACTGTAGCAGTGTTCATGTAAGCTTTGATGAGGCCACGCAAGGAAAGGACTCTAATTTAATAACTTCAATTATAGATTCTAATATGAATGCTGCCAAATGTGCCTCGAAGGTGTTCGGCACAGCTTTTTCAACAAATCCCCTCCTGTCAGATATCTGGGGATTGGTTAACTTCACATCATGCCGGAAGAATGACCTGAAAatcaaagaaaaacttgctactcgtAAGTGCCAACTAAGATTCAAAGAAAGAGTCCTTCTTCTTAAATTCAAGGCACTGCACCACTTATGGAAGGAGGATTTGCGGTTACTGTCCATCAAGAAAGTTCGCACAAAGTCAAGCAAACGTTTTGAACTTATGAGCCGCTCATCGCAAAATGGTTCTCAAAAGCAACGTTCTTCAACCCGGTCACGGTTTGCATCACCCG TAGGTAACTTAACTTTGGTTCCTACAACAGAAATAGTGAACTTTACAAGTAAGTTGCTGTCAGATGCACAGATAAAGCTTTGTAGAAATAATTTGAAGATGCCAAGACTATTATTAGATGACAAGGAGAGAAAATACAATAAGTTTGTTACACAAAATGGGTTAATAAAAGATCCTCCTAGCTTTGAGAAGGAAAGAGCAATGATAAATCCATGGTCAGAGGATGAGAAAGATATTTTCATGGAGATGCTTGCCAGATATGGTAAAGATTTCTCCAAGATCTCTTCATCTTTGAACCACAAAACAACAGCAGACTGCATTGAGTTTTATTATAAGAACCATAAGTCAGAAAGTTTCAAAGAAGTGAAGAAATGGTTGGATCTaagaaagcagcagcagcagtgctTACCAGCCAACACCTACCTTGTAGCATCGGGAAAGAAGTGGAATCATGAGATGACTGCCTCTTCTCTTGATATGTTGGGTGCAGCATCGGCTGTCGTAGCACATGATCATTGCAGTTCAAAGAGTGAAAAGTATGCTGGTAGTGCTGTCTATGGGACCTGTAATGATATGAAAGTATCTTATGGGTCTTCTTATTTAGAAGGGGAAAACAGTGTTGACGTATCAGGGCAAGAAAGAGACTTTGTGGCTGCTGATGTGTTAGCAGGCATTTGTGGTGCTCTGTCCTCAGAAACAATGAGCTCATGTGTTACCAGCTTTATTCATCCTGCCGAGAGAATAAACCGCATTACAATGGACCAGCTCTTGACCCCAGAAGTTACTCAGAACCTAGATGAGGAGGAAGCCTGTTCAGATGAGGGCTGTGAATTGGGATCAGCTGATTGGACAGATGAGGAGAAGTCTATATTTATCCAAGCCTTGGGCACATATGACAAGGATTTCACTAAGATCTCAAGTTGCATGAAGACAAGATCAAGGGAACAATGCAAGATTTTCTTCAGTAAGGCTAGAAAATGTCTTGGTCTTGATGTGATTCGTCAAGATACTGTCCTTGGGGGTACGCCATTGAGTGATGCAAATGGAGGAAGGAGTGACACTGATGATGCTTGTGTTGCCGAGATGGATTCTGCAATCTGCAGTACTCAATCTTGTTCCAAAGTGGATGTGGATGTCTCCCAGTCTGTGGCAAACACCAGCTATGAGGGAATTGCTCATGCTGCAGGCAACCCTTTCCATGCCGAAACTGATAGATCCAATGAACAGGATGGGGATGTATTTCCAGGACCTAATCTGGTGGGTGGTGACGAGAAGGTCAATAATAAGAAGGTGTCTatttttcatgatgataagctGGCAAGCCAGGGGGATAATCTTCAATCTAATACACGTCCAAAGGAAAGCATTGCTGCTGGCTTGGGATGTGCTGAAGCTATACAACTTTGTGAGGTTGCAGATTCAGCTGACAGAGAAACAATAGTTGGGGGAAGTACTAATGTTGTTTCTCCAAATGTCTCGATTCTTACAATAGGAAAAACTGAGCCTGTTGTTGAAGCATGTTTGGAAGTAGAGTCAACAAAGTCAACTTCTAGTACAGTCTGTAATGTGGATACCACTGGAGGTTCTCCTGCTGAGGGCTTGAAAGTGGTAGTAAAAACTGAAGCATCACTGTCCAGCAAGGTTGGGTTGTCAAAAAAAAATACGACAAACATCAACCTCACAGCAAATGGAAAGGGCCTTCTTTGCTGTGGGCCAGATTCTAATGCAAGTGCTGCTGCCTTATTCTCAGGAACTGTGGCTAATGTTTGTCATCTGGCCTTTGACCCCAGATATCAGCAGCAGATACAACTGGATCTACAGCAGCGCAAACTGaagcaaccacaggccatcctgttGAAGCAGGAAAATGTCCATCATGTACCATTGAATTCATTGTTGCCAGATCCATCTTCTATTTGTTTTGGGGGCACCCTTAATGTATCATCTGAGACTACTTTGAACTTTGAGCAGGGCAATAAATGGCACCAGAACCTGTTAAAAAGAGGTATATATCAGCAGTATATGCCCAGAAAGCTGTCAGTGAACCAAGTTGACCGGAACATGCATATTCTCAGGGGTTATCCACTTCAGGCACTGAGTCAAGACGTGATGAGGGAAGTGGACCTTACAGCAGGCGAGAAGCCAAGTCTGCTTGAAGCTGAATGCAAGACGAATGTAGTTCCCCAATCAAATCAGTTTTTCATGTCAGACAAGCACTGGAACGAAAACAATCTTTTGCCTTCCAACTCTGGTATACTACGTTCATCAAGGAGTGAGAATCAGTCGGAGGCTGAAATTAGAACCTGTATCAAGAATGCTTCCTCTGAGATCGAAGAACACAGAACTGGAGATGTGAAACTGTTTGGTAAAATTCTTAGTCATACGTCTCCTTTGCCACAATCGAGCTCTTCCTCCCATGAAAGTAATCCCAGAACCTCACCGGAGTTGGATGGTTCTTCAACAACCAATTGTGCCAGTATCCGAAGAGACAATAACCGTCTCGTCCCAAACATTGGAAGTGGCCAAGTTGGCCTGGAGGCCCTGCCTGTGAGAAATTATGGCTTCTGGGACGGGAAGAGAATACAGACAGGGTTTTCATCATTGCCGGAGACTGCTTCTATGTTGGCCAAGTACCAAGGATCACTGACTGGTGTGTCACTTTATTCAGCCAAAGATGGTATGCCTAGTGGCAACGGAGTTCTAACAGACTATCAGCAGTCTTATGTTCAGCACCTGTCCTCAAACGGGAAACGGGTAGAGAACATTTCTGAGTTGCAGAAGAGGAATGGAGGAATCGAGATGGTCTCTGGGTTTCAGCAGCAAGGCAGGGTAGCCCCTCTGGGTGCAAAAAACATGATGGGGGGAGGAATCTTGGTCGGTGGTGGTGGAGGGGTGTCCGACCCGGTTGCAGCCTTGAAAATGCATTATGCTGCGAGGGCGAGCACCCTCAACAATAATATCGAAGCATGGCGGGCAGACATGGGAGACAGGTAG